Genomic segment of uncultured Desulfobacter sp.:
TGCGGTATCGTAGCACTCAAACGTCTCTCTTCCGCCATAAAAGATAAAAATCGTATTTACGGAGTGATTCGTGGTTCCTACATAAATCAGGATGGTGAAAGCAACGGGCTTACGGTCCCCAACGGTGTGGCCCAGGAGATGTTGATCCGCTCCAGTCTTAAACAGGCGGGGATAGCCCCCCATGAAGTAGGGTATGCTGAAACCCATGGAACCGGAACAAGCATTGGGGACCCCATAGAGGTGCGCTCCCTGGGAAGAGTTCTAGGAAAGGGACGAAAATCCCCCTTGGTCATCGGATCGGTAAAAACCAATATCGGCCACCTGGAACAGGCAGCCGGTATTGCCAGCCTGATCAAGGTATTGCTTAGCTTTAAGAACGAAATGATCCCGGCCCACCTCCATTTTAACGAGTTGAATCCCTTGATCTCTTTGGATGAGATCCCGGCAAAGATTCCGGTGGAACCGGTCCCGTGGCCGGCTAATGCCCAAAAGCGGATTGCGACGGTCAGCGGCTTCAGTTTTGGCGGTGTCAATGCCCACATGGTCGTGGAAGAACCGCCAGCCATGAAAGCACCTGCTGACGGATCCAGGCCCGGGGTTCATCTCTTAACGCTTTCCGCCAGGGATAAATCCACGCTGGATGAACTGACCGATGAATATCTCACATTCCTTGAGCAGCATCCAGAAATTGATTCCGCAGATTTCTGTTACACGGCCAATGCGGGACGCAGGGATTTTCGGTGGCGCGCAGCCGTGGCCGGTAAAGATAGCCAAGAATTAGTAAAAGGACTGCAACGTCTGAAAAACAACGACTTGTCTTTGGATGCGTGGAAAACCGTCCAAGGTGTTTCACCGCGGAATCCTGCCTTTTTATTCACGGGTCAGGGCTCCCAGTATCCGGGCATGGGACAGGAACTATACGCGCTGCAGCCTGTCTTTCGGGAGCAGATGGACAAATGCAACGCTATTTTGACGCAATACCACTCCATATCCTTGAATCATCTGATTTACGAACAAAATGATCCGCAATTGATCAATCAAACGGTCAACACCCAGCCTGCCCTGTTTTCCATAGAGTATGCCATGGCCCAAATGTACCGGTCATGGGGAATTGAGCCTGCTTTTGTCATGGGACATAGTGTGGGTGAATTTGTCGCAGCTTGCGTGGCCGGTGTATTCAGCCTTGCAGATGGGTTGAAATTAATCTCGGCCAGGGGACGATTGATACAGGACCTGCCCAAGGAAGGAAAAATGGTGGTTTGCCTTTGTGCCTTGGATCTTGTGGAAGAACTGAAGGCCCCCTATGGCAATGATCTTTCCATAGCCGCGGTCAATGGACCGTCCAATACGGTTGTTTCAGGAAAAAGTGTCGCTGTGGATGGAATATGTAAGCTTTTGGAACAAAACGGTATTTCATGGGTTCCCCTGCAAACCTCCCACGCCTTTCATTCGGTGTTGATGGAGCCCATGATACAGGCGTTCAAAGAAGTCGCGGAAACGGTTCGATATGAATCACCAAAAATTCCATATATATCCAATGTCACCGGAGAGATAATTGAAAACGACGAGGTTTGCTCGCCTGACTACTGGTGCCGGCACATTCTCTCGGCTGTTCTGTTCGATGCCGGTGTTCGAACCCTTTATAATAAAGGATGCAACCTGTTTCTTGAGGTTGGTCCCAATCCTGTCCTGTCCGGCATGGCTTCCGCCATATTGCCTAAGGAGACAGCAGTCTTCGCACCTTCCCTCAGGCGTGGAATGTCCGATGAAAAAATGCTGTTATCCGGAATGGGGCCTTTGTACACCAATGGTGTCAATATTGACTGGTGCAAGCAGGCCGCACCTTTTTCCCCATCCATCGTTTCCATTCCCCATTATCCTTTCCGGCGCAGACGCTGCTGGTTTGAGGAAGACGGGCCGTCAAAGGGTTTTCATCCATCTGGGGGCACCCGGATCAACACTGCTCTGGGCGGAATTTTATATGAGTATACATGTCAGGGATCCTCGTTTTACATGACGGACCATCGGGTGTACGGCCACGGCGTCATGTCCGGTTCAACACTGGTTGCCATGGCTTTTAGCAAGTTGCCGGAAGTGTTGGGAAGCCGGGACTGTTTTCTTGAGTCTTATTTCGTTCTGGAACCCCTGTATATTCCGGAAGAGGCGGCATTTACCCTTCAATTGATTTTTAAATGGATAGATGACCAGAGACTCTCTTTTGAAATATTCAGTAATGACCTTAAAGAGGGGCAGGAGAATTGGACGCGACACGCCCAAGGGGAAGCCGGTGTAAATCCCGCCGGTTCCCAGCCGAAAAATTCATTCGCACCGGAAGAGATAAAAAAGCGGTGCTCTGGCACAATTGATCCCGACCGTCTCTATGAAGATCTTTGGAACGGCGGACTTGAACTGGGCCGTCGTTTTAAATGGATCGAGCAAATCTGGCGGTGCGACGGCGAAGCCTTTGCACTGATGCGGCTGCCTGCCGATGCCGAAGAATCCTGTGACGATGAACTGCCCCCCGGGCTGATTGATTCGTGCATCCAAACCATATTTGCATGTCTGGATTTTGACAAAAACAATGCTTACATGTTTCTGGGCATTGATCAATTGCGTTTCTACGGACCAGCGTCGGGGCGGCTCTATTGCCATATGGTCCTTCAAACCGGGGTGGAGGATCAGGACCTGATGGTTGGCAACTATCAATTCTGGACCGAGACCGGGCAGTTGATAGCTGAGGCCAAAGGGGTTCATGTAAAACGGGTACAACGGGATGCACTCTCTTTCCTGACTGCAAAAAAAAAAGACCGGAAGTCTTTGTATGACATTCATTGGAAAATAAAAGACCGGACGAATATATCTGCCCAACATGCCGGGTCATGGCTGATTTTTGCGGAAAATCGGGCTGATGGAGACGTACTCTCGTCAGCCTTGAAAACTAGGCATATGACCCACAGTGTAATCTGCCTGGATTCGGATGCACACCCATGGCCCGATTTTGACACCCTTGAAATGCAAATGGCCCCATTTGAATTTTCAAACATCATCTATTGCGGCAAAGGGAAAAATTGGGAAACCAAGGAGTCGTTTTCGGATTGTGCCGCTGTTTTGAGTTTAGTCCAATGGCTTTCTCAGCGGAACGTGACGGCAAAACTTTGGCTTCTCACCCGAAATGCGCAGCAGCCGGACATGGATTATTCCAATATCGATCCTTTATCTGCAATGCTCTGGGGATTGGGAAAGGTGATCGCGCTGGAACACCCAGAGCTGTTCGGTGGCGTGATTGATTTGCCATATGAATTGCACGATCCTGTTGTCGACCGATTGATGGCGGAACTCACCCGGCCCCAGGATGAAAAGATAATGAGCATTCGTGGAAAAGAGTGCTATGTACCGCGACTTCAACATTTGGAATCGGACGGGCGGGAAGCTGAGGCCAAAGAGATCCGGGGCGATGCCTCTTATATGATCACCGGTGGAACTGGCGGTCTCGGACTGGGGCTTGCCCGATGGCTCGGGCAAAAAGGGGCAGGACACATTGTTCTCACAGGCCGTCGCTCGCCTTCTAAAAAGGCAGAAAAAAATATTAATGATTTGGAAAAAGAGGGTGTACGCATCCAATTCATCCGGTGTGATGTGTCGAATGGGGTCAGTCTGGCCGCGGTATTTAAAGAGATTGCCGGGACCCTGCCGCCGTTGAAGGGGGTTTTTCATCTGGCCGGCGTTGTGGATGACGGATTAATTACAAGGCTCAATTGGGATCGATTTTCAACCGTCATCAATCCAAAGGTCAGCGGCACCCGGAATCTGCACCACCTGACCCGGAACCTGGATCTGGATTATTTCGTAATGTTTTCTTCCGTGGTGTCGTTGTTGGGATCCCCGGGACAGAGCAGTTATGCCGCAGCCAATTCCTTTATGGACGCCCTGGCATTTTGGCGGCGGAATGCAGGACTTCCTGCGCTGGTGATCAATTGGGGGCCGTGGAAAGGCCCCGGTATGACCGGCCGACTTGGGCAGGCGGATCAGAACCGGTGGGAGCGGAGCGGTTTTGAACTCCTTGATCCTGAAACGAGCTTTTCACAACTGGGAACCCTGCTGTCCGGAAGCGCCGTCCGTGCAGCTGTCATTGATGCGGACTGGAATACCTATATTCGCAACAACCTGGGCAGTTCGGTCGTCCCTATGCTTTCAGAACTGGTAAAAGGTACGGCAGCTGTTAAGGAGCCTGTTCCATCGCCCGTCAGTGCCGGTTCCTTGGACGCGTTGAAGAATGTCGAACCTGATATGCGGGGAACACTGGCCCGTGAACTGATTGCCAAACTCGTGGCCGAAGTGATGTGGATGGAAGACACATTCCATATAGATCCCAATGTTTCGCTTATGGAATCCGGCTTGGATTCACTCATGGCCATGGAGCTTCGAAGCCGGTTTAGAAAGGATTGGGGCGTGGACCTGACGCTGGCCGATTTTCTAAAAACGCCCACGATGGAAACCCTTGTCCAAACGCTTCTCTCCGGTATTGAAGGCCTTGGTGCCGGTGATGTTAATGCAGCCGGATATCCCCAGGTAGTCCCGGATCCCGGGCACCGTTATGATCCCTTCCCACTTACCGATGTTCAGCAGGCTTACTGGATGGGCAGAAGCGGAGGGCTGGTTTTGGGAGATGTCTCCTGCCATGTCTACCCCGAGGTGAGCGTTAAGAAATTGGATGTCAAAAGGCTTGAAAAGGCTGTAAAGAGGCTTATGGAGCGGCATGAGACACTACGGCTGGTTGTGTCTCAGGAGGGGACGCAAAGAATATTGGAAGCGGTTCCAGACTATCACATTCCCGTCCAGGACCTGAGGGGGTGGGCGCCGGACAGGGCCGATCAGGCCATTGCAGCGGTCCGGGAACGGATGGACAGCCAGATCCTGGATTCGGAAAACGGCCTCCTGTTTGAAATCCAGGCCTCCCTGCTCGACGAACATACCCGTTTGCACATAAGTTTTGATCTGCTTATCGGAGATGGATGGAGTTTCGGAATTCTCATCCGGGATCTTTACCAATACTACCTGGATCCCCAGGCTAATCTTCCTCCTCTGGAACTTACTTTTCGGGACTATGTCTTGGCCCAGGAAAAGATGAAAGAAACCGATATTTATCGCGAATCCCTGGAATACTGGCAGCAGCGGTTGCCAAATCTTCCGGGGCCGCCGGACCTGCCCCTTAGGACGGCACCGGAAGCCCTCGATACCCAGAAGTTTATCCGTAAAAGCGGCAGGTTGAATGAAAACCAGTGGAATAACCTGAAAAAGCTTGGAGCTCGGGCCGGTCTGACACCCTCGGGTCTACTCCTGGCCGCTTTCTGCGATGTTTTAGCTGTCTGGAGCAAATCCCCGGATTTTACAATCAACCTGACCATGTTCAACCGGTTTCCACTCCATGAGCAAGTAAACCAGATTGTGGGAGATTTTACCACCTTGACCCTGTTGGAGGTTCATATTGACGAGGCGCAACCTTTTGAAAAACGGGCCGGCGATATTCAGCAGCAATTATGGCGGGACCTGGAATACCAGCAGGTAACAGGGGTTGAGGTTTTAAGACAAATGGCGCGGCAGCGGGGGCGCGGAAGCGAGTTAAATTTTCCAGTGGTTTTTACCAGCGTACTGCCGTACAGCGGGGCCGGCAATGAAGGAACAAGCATTGGCGTGCCCGGGGCGTTGGGTCTTAATCTGGAATACTGCGTTTCGCAAACGCCCCAGGTCTGGCTGGACCACCAGATCTTTGAACAGGACGGCAAACTCATCTTTAACTGGGATCTGGTGGATAATCTGTTCCCCCCCGGCATGATCGAAGATATGTTCGATGCCTATTGCGGCCTGATTGAACGGCTGGCCCAGGACCCGGCTGAATGGAAGCAGACCGGACTGAACCTGATACCTCAATCCCATGTCCGCCTGCGAAAGGCGGTGAACAACACCATCGTTCCAGTGTCAGACGATTTGCTTCATTCTGCTTTTTTCAGGCAGGCTGACCGGAATCCAAACCGGGACGCCCTGGTTACCGCTGAAAGGAGAATGACCTACAATGAACTGGCGCTTCGGGCTGAGCAAACCGGCCTGTTGCTTCAAAACAAAGGGGTCGGGCCCAATGATCTGGTGGCTGTCATTATGGGAAAAGGGTGGGAGCAGGTGGTCGCGGTCATGGGAATTCTCTGGGCCGGGGCCGCGTATCTACCGGTTGACCCGGGCATGCCTAAGGCCAGATTGGACCGGATACTGGCAAATGGGGACATCAGACTTGCATTGATTCAATCCCGGCACCGGGAAAGGATCAACTGGCCTGGGGACGTCAAGTGGTTCGCCGTCGATGAAATGGAAGTATCACAGCAAAGACTGCCGTTCAACCCCATCCAGGGGCGCGAAGATCTGGCCTATGTGATTTACACGTCCGGTTCCACAGGGATTCCCAAAGGGGTGATGATCGACCACCGGGGAGCTGTAAACACCATCGCGGATATCAACCGGAGGTTCGATGTTGGGCCAGATGACAGCATACTGGGTCTTGCCGAACTCAGCTTTGATTTGTCCGTCTACGATATTTTTGGAATACTCGGAGCCGGCGGCAGACTGGTCCTTCCGGATTTCGCCCCGGTAAAAGATCCTTCCAACTGGCTGGAACTAATGAAAAAAGAGGGTGTCACCCTCTGGAATTCCGTTCCCCAACTAATGCAAATGCTCATTGAAACGGTTGCCGGGGATTCGTCATCCGCCTTGCCGGACCCGCTTCGCCTGATCATGCTCAGCGGGGATCGGATTCCCGTCGATCTGCCGGAAAAAATCCGGGCCCGTTTTCAGAATACCCGCATCGTGAGTCTCGGCGGGGCTACTGAAGCTTCCATTTGGTCTATTCTGCATCCCATCGAAACCGTAGAGCCCGAAGGAAAAAGCATCCCCTACGGCAAGCCCATGGACAATCAGCAGTTTTATGTCCTCAATCGGCATTTGGAGCCGTGTCCGGACTGGGTAACCGGGGATCTTTATATCGGCGGCATCGGGCTGGCCAAAGGGTATCGTCACGACGAAGAGAATACCCAAAAAAATTTCCTTATCCATCCCGCTTCCAATATCCCCCTCTACCGAACCGGAGATTTGGGGCGATATCTGCCCGATGGCACCATCGAGTTCCAGGGAAGGGAAGACTACCAAGTTAAAATAGGGGGCTATCGGATCGAATGCGGGGAAATCGAAGCTGCATTGAATTCATATCCGGGAATACGGGCATCGGTGGTTCATGCCGCAGCACATGATTCAGACAAGGAAAAGTACCTCGTTGCATATCTTGTGGTTTCAAACAATGACATTCTGTCCGTACCGGAACTCAAAACCTATCTCCAACAAAAAATCCCGGAGTATATGGTTCCTTTGTTTTTTGAAATTCTGGACCAATTGCCGATTACGGCCAACGGAAAAATTGATCGAAAACTTTTACCTGCGCCAAAGGGCATCTTAGCAGAGACACCGGAACAATCCGCCACACCGGCAAATGAGATCGAACAGCAGGTATTGGAAATTATTGGAAAGGCTGCAAGAGTCGAAACCATCAGTGTGAATCACAATTTTTTCGACCTGGGGATCAATTCTCTGCAATTGGTGGAAGTCCGGTCCCTGATCAAGGAAGAGTTGAGCAGGGATGTTAATGTAGTCGATCTGTTCAGGTATTCGACAATTCGCTCCCTGGCAAAATTCCTGAGCGGCGGCAAAAAGGACCCTCGCCATATGGATCAAGCCGATCAAATCGCCGTTGCAAGGAAAGCAAAACGCGGACGGCGCAGACAGGCAATTTAACTGCCTTGGCAAGCTAAAACGAAAAACAAATGAAAAATTCAATATTACGATCACTGCAACGCATAGTCGGAGAGGATTTCGTTTCCAACGATGCGGAAGAACTTTTCCTCTATTCAAAGGATCTGGGGTCCGGTCGATCCGGCCGTCTTGACTATGTCGTGGTACCGGGTTCCGTGGCTGAGGTTCAAAAGGTTGTCGAAATTGCAGGACAAAAGAAGCTACCGTTGACGCCGGTGGGGGCAGGTTTGAATCTATCCGGCCTGACCATCCCGTCCAAAGGCGGTATCGCCATGGACATGAAACGGATGGACAATATTATTGAAGTGAACGAATTCAGCCGTTATACCGTGGTCGAGGCCGGCGTGACCATTGGAAAGCTGGTGGCGCATTTGAAAAAAAAACATCCCACACTGCGGTTTTCCGTGCCTGATGCACCGCCCACCGCCACCATTACGGCAAATGCAATATTCAACGGGTCTGGACATCTGTCCAAATACGGCGTTCATCCCGAGATGATCAACGGGCTTGAGGTGGTATTGCCCAACGCGGAAATATGCCGGATAGGTTCCTGTGCTATATCCCCTTATTGGTTCGGGAGAAGTCCGTTGCCTGAACTAACGGGATTGTTCGTCAACTGGTTCGGCACCACCGGTGTGGCTACCAAAATGTCGTTGAAGCTTTATCCCCGGCATGACATGAGGGAAATGCTTTTTTTTAGGATTACGGATCCCGGGGTGATTCCGAAGGCATTCAAGAGACTTTCTGCCACGGAATTGATGGAAGATATTCTCATACTGGTATACAGGATGCCTGGGCAGACGGATCAGAACAACCTGCTGATTGTCTATGTAACGGCGGACAACCCAAAAGAGTTTGACCTCAAGGTGGCGCTATTCACGGAATTACTGACTCATGGAAAAACCAATGAAATAGTCAGCGTCCCCAAGGAGGTGTTTCCAGAAAAATTTCTGCGTGATTACCTGGCCGAACCCAAGTCTGCAATGGAGATTGCCGACCTGAAAAAAGGGGGGGGATTTGAATACCTGGGCGTCCATTTCCCCAATGAATTGATACCCGAAGCCTACTGGAAAGGTTGCAAAATCGTTGAAAGGTATGGTTTTGACGGCCCTCTTTTCACGATTCGGAATATCGGTATCGGGCAAGGTGTCATTTTTACATTCATGTACCCCTTTGACCGTTCGGATGAGAAGAGTCTTGCAAACTGCCAAAACGCCCTCATCGATACGACGCAGATGACCCTCGACATAGGCGGGGTGCCATGGAAACCGTCAATTGCGGCGCAGCAGATGATACTCAAAAAGATGGATCCGGGGACATTGCATTTGATGAGAACCATCAGGCGGACACTTGATCCGGACGGCATTATGAATCCGGGCCAGTGGGATATCGGTTAAATGCCTCTTCGCTCATATAAAGAATTTTTGCACCGCTGTTTCCGGTGCGGGTATTGTAAGTTGCCGTCAGGGTATACCGATTTCAATTGCCCTTCATACAACCGCTATCGGCGGGAGTCCTACTCTCCCGGCGGCCGACTCTGGCTGATCCGGGCCGTGGCGGAAAAGGCGATTGAGCCATCTGCACATTATGCGGATATTTTATACTCTTGCACCATGTGCGGAAATTGCCGGGCCCATTGCTGCCTCGAATTCAAGGATGAGATCCTGAATATGATAAGGGCCGCCAGGGCCGAACTTGTCAATGAATCGATTTTGCCCCGCAACGTTCAAAAATACCTGGAGAATATCTACTCATTTAATAATCCATGGAAAAAATCTCCCAAAAAAAGGGATGACTGGGCGACTGGAACCGGCATCCGCCGTTATGGGAATAAAGATAGGTATTTATACTATGTCGGAGATGTCGGTTCATACCACCCCAGGGCAAATGCTGTGAGCCGGGCCGTCGGTCAGTTGCTGCTTGCGGCCGGCGTTTCTTTCGGAATATTGGGACCCGAGGAAGTTTCGGATGGAAATGAGGTCCTATATATGGGGGAAACGGCGCTTTTCGAATATCTGAGGGGAAAAAATACAGCGATCTTTCAGAAAAAGAAGGTCCGGAACCTCATCACATGCTCGCCCCATGAGTATCATATCATGAAGAATCATTATCCGGATCTCTCCGATTCCACTTCT
This window contains:
- a CDS encoding FAD-binding oxidoreductase, whose product is MKNSILRSLQRIVGEDFVSNDAEELFLYSKDLGSGRSGRLDYVVVPGSVAEVQKVVEIAGQKKLPLTPVGAGLNLSGLTIPSKGGIAMDMKRMDNIIEVNEFSRYTVVEAGVTIGKLVAHLKKKHPTLRFSVPDAPPTATITANAIFNGSGHLSKYGVHPEMINGLEVVLPNAEICRIGSCAISPYWFGRSPLPELTGLFVNWFGTTGVATKMSLKLYPRHDMREMLFFRITDPGVIPKAFKRLSATELMEDILILVYRMPGQTDQNNLLIVYVTADNPKEFDLKVALFTELLTHGKTNEIVSVPKEVFPEKFLRDYLAEPKSAMEIADLKKGGGFEYLGVHFPNELIPEAYWKGCKIVERYGFDGPLFTIRNIGIGQGVIFTFMYPFDRSDEKSLANCQNALIDTTQMTLDIGGVPWKPSIAAQQMILKKMDPGTLHLMRTIRRTLDPDGIMNPGQWDIG
- a CDS encoding non-ribosomal peptide synthetase/type I polyketide synthase — translated: MKSVRQYLVEEIALTLDRRPEKIDMDVPFSRMGIKSMDLVAITARLANDIRRDLPSTLGFDYPSISAVASFLEKESDESRGNDSKGYSIPVQPSWYKSDESPEDGDESVAVVGIGLKFPGGSNTPAAFWNFLAGSGDAITRVPGNRWRLDDFLDTDPAAPGKMTTPWGGFLDDIDQFDPEFFGISPREAQGIDPQQRLLLEVGWNALEDAGIDPSKLRGGNTGVFVGISGSDYGRLLFKDVERLDLYSGTGSSTAIAANRLSYFLGLRGPSLAVDTACSSSLVTVDLACRNLKNRTCDLALAGGVNLILSPEMTIIFSKAGLMANDGRCKTFDASADGYVRSEGCGIVALKRLSSAIKDKNRIYGVIRGSYINQDGESNGLTVPNGVAQEMLIRSSLKQAGIAPHEVGYAETHGTGTSIGDPIEVRSLGRVLGKGRKSPLVIGSVKTNIGHLEQAAGIASLIKVLLSFKNEMIPAHLHFNELNPLISLDEIPAKIPVEPVPWPANAQKRIATVSGFSFGGVNAHMVVEEPPAMKAPADGSRPGVHLLTLSARDKSTLDELTDEYLTFLEQHPEIDSADFCYTANAGRRDFRWRAAVAGKDSQELVKGLQRLKNNDLSLDAWKTVQGVSPRNPAFLFTGQGSQYPGMGQELYALQPVFREQMDKCNAILTQYHSISLNHLIYEQNDPQLINQTVNTQPALFSIEYAMAQMYRSWGIEPAFVMGHSVGEFVAACVAGVFSLADGLKLISARGRLIQDLPKEGKMVVCLCALDLVEELKAPYGNDLSIAAVNGPSNTVVSGKSVAVDGICKLLEQNGISWVPLQTSHAFHSVLMEPMIQAFKEVAETVRYESPKIPYISNVTGEIIENDEVCSPDYWCRHILSAVLFDAGVRTLYNKGCNLFLEVGPNPVLSGMASAILPKETAVFAPSLRRGMSDEKMLLSGMGPLYTNGVNIDWCKQAAPFSPSIVSIPHYPFRRRRCWFEEDGPSKGFHPSGGTRINTALGGILYEYTCQGSSFYMTDHRVYGHGVMSGSTLVAMAFSKLPEVLGSRDCFLESYFVLEPLYIPEEAAFTLQLIFKWIDDQRLSFEIFSNDLKEGQENWTRHAQGEAGVNPAGSQPKNSFAPEEIKKRCSGTIDPDRLYEDLWNGGLELGRRFKWIEQIWRCDGEAFALMRLPADAEESCDDELPPGLIDSCIQTIFACLDFDKNNAYMFLGIDQLRFYGPASGRLYCHMVLQTGVEDQDLMVGNYQFWTETGQLIAEAKGVHVKRVQRDALSFLTAKKKDRKSLYDIHWKIKDRTNISAQHAGSWLIFAENRADGDVLSSALKTRHMTHSVICLDSDAHPWPDFDTLEMQMAPFEFSNIIYCGKGKNWETKESFSDCAAVLSLVQWLSQRNVTAKLWLLTRNAQQPDMDYSNIDPLSAMLWGLGKVIALEHPELFGGVIDLPYELHDPVVDRLMAELTRPQDEKIMSIRGKECYVPRLQHLESDGREAEAKEIRGDASYMITGGTGGLGLGLARWLGQKGAGHIVLTGRRSPSKKAEKNINDLEKEGVRIQFIRCDVSNGVSLAAVFKEIAGTLPPLKGVFHLAGVVDDGLITRLNWDRFSTVINPKVSGTRNLHHLTRNLDLDYFVMFSSVVSLLGSPGQSSYAAANSFMDALAFWRRNAGLPALVINWGPWKGPGMTGRLGQADQNRWERSGFELLDPETSFSQLGTLLSGSAVRAAVIDADWNTYIRNNLGSSVVPMLSELVKGTAAVKEPVPSPVSAGSLDALKNVEPDMRGTLARELIAKLVAEVMWMEDTFHIDPNVSLMESGLDSLMAMELRSRFRKDWGVDLTLADFLKTPTMETLVQTLLSGIEGLGAGDVNAAGYPQVVPDPGHRYDPFPLTDVQQAYWMGRSGGLVLGDVSCHVYPEVSVKKLDVKRLEKAVKRLMERHETLRLVVSQEGTQRILEAVPDYHIPVQDLRGWAPDRADQAIAAVRERMDSQILDSENGLLFEIQASLLDEHTRLHISFDLLIGDGWSFGILIRDLYQYYLDPQANLPPLELTFRDYVLAQEKMKETDIYRESLEYWQQRLPNLPGPPDLPLRTAPEALDTQKFIRKSGRLNENQWNNLKKLGARAGLTPSGLLLAAFCDVLAVWSKSPDFTINLTMFNRFPLHEQVNQIVGDFTTLTLLEVHIDEAQPFEKRAGDIQQQLWRDLEYQQVTGVEVLRQMARQRGRGSELNFPVVFTSVLPYSGAGNEGTSIGVPGALGLNLEYCVSQTPQVWLDHQIFEQDGKLIFNWDLVDNLFPPGMIEDMFDAYCGLIERLAQDPAEWKQTGLNLIPQSHVRLRKAVNNTIVPVSDDLLHSAFFRQADRNPNRDALVTAERRMTYNELALRAEQTGLLLQNKGVGPNDLVAVIMGKGWEQVVAVMGILWAGAAYLPVDPGMPKARLDRILANGDIRLALIQSRHRERINWPGDVKWFAVDEMEVSQQRLPFNPIQGREDLAYVIYTSGSTGIPKGVMIDHRGAVNTIADINRRFDVGPDDSILGLAELSFDLSVYDIFGILGAGGRLVLPDFAPVKDPSNWLELMKKEGVTLWNSVPQLMQMLIETVAGDSSSALPDPLRLIMLSGDRIPVDLPEKIRARFQNTRIVSLGGATEASIWSILHPIETVEPEGKSIPYGKPMDNQQFYVLNRHLEPCPDWVTGDLYIGGIGLAKGYRHDEENTQKNFLIHPASNIPLYRTGDLGRYLPDGTIEFQGREDYQVKIGGYRIECGEIEAALNSYPGIRASVVHAAAHDSDKEKYLVAYLVVSNNDILSVPELKTYLQQKIPEYMVPLFFEILDQLPITANGKIDRKLLPAPKGILAETPEQSATPANEIEQQVLEIIGKAARVETISVNHNFFDLGINSLQLVEVRSLIKEELSRDVNVVDLFRYSTIRSLAKFLSGGKKDPRHMDQADQIAVARKAKRGRRRQAI
- a CDS encoding (Fe-S)-binding protein, producing MPLRSYKEFLHRCFRCGYCKLPSGYTDFNCPSYNRYRRESYSPGGRLWLIRAVAEKAIEPSAHYADILYSCTMCGNCRAHCCLEFKDEILNMIRAARAELVNESILPRNVQKYLENIYSFNNPWKKSPKKRDDWATGTGIRRYGNKDRYLYYVGDVGSYHPRANAVSRAVGQLLLAAGVSFGILGPEEVSDGNEVLYMGETALFEYLRGKNTAIFQKKKVRNLITCSPHEYHIMKNHYPDLSDSTSIIYYLELMDIILSQGRIQLSERVPMKVTYHDSCFLGRWNGIYELPRKVLGQIPMVELVEMERNRDDAFCCGGGNGNLFTDMLGGDKNSPGRVRIREALSSGAEVIAVSCPVCLIMLEDAIEGEGVGDRIKVMDIAEIIQSAIRSTHLDQKNKYVRGIL